The DNA window AGCCGCTCCCGGACGTTCGCGAGACCGGATCCCTCGCCCAATGCGTCGCCCAGGTCGGTCGAATCGAAGCCCGGCCCCGTATCGAGGACCCGGAGCAAAAGCGTCCCGTCGGCCCGCTCGGCGGTTACCGACACCGTGCAGTCGCCTTGCGTTTCGCCGACGCCGTGCTGGACGGCATTCTCGACGAGGGGTTGAAGAGTCATGCTCGGAATGGGCAGAGGCTGAAGTTGCTCCGGCACGCAGATCTCTACGGTCAGGCGGCCTCGGTACCGGGCCTTCTCGACGCTCAAGTAGCGGCAGGCGGCTTCCAACTCGTCTCCCAGTGTCGCCGTCCCGCCATCCTTCGACGCCCGCAGGGCATAGCGGAAGAGGTCGGACAGGTCTTCGACGACTGCCTCGGCCTCCCCTGGCCGGGTGCGGACCAGGGCCGCGATCGAGTTGAAGGCGTTGAACAGAAAATGCGGGTTGATCTGAGCGCGAAGCGCCGACAGGCGCGCCTCATACCGGGCCGCCTCCGCCTCACGGAGCCGCTGGTAAAACGCGCTCATGTAGGAAAACGCGCTCCAGATGAGCGTGGCCGCGGAGGCAGTGGTCGCCGAGGTGAGGAGCACCTGCCAGCTGAGGTCAAACCCAGGATGGAGCGCCTTGCAGAGACCGGTCGCGGTTCCGAACGCCACGACCGTTACAACCGACAGAGTACCAACATGCAACGCGACAGCTCGCCGTGACTGGAGCGGCACGGAGGCCCTCAAGACGGACATGGCCGCCTTCACGCTAGCGACAATGATTGTGGCATGGACGAGCGTGAAGTACACGTTCCAGAGCAGGGTAGGCCAGCGTTCCGACAATTGCCCCAGCCCCGTCCAGACGTGGAAAAGAAATGCGCCGATCAGGACGCTTATGCCGAGGAGAAGTCCCGCCTGACGGGCGAGGCGCCTCGGGCCCGGAAGTGCATTGCGGATCGCAGTGAGCATGAGTGCAGTGCCCAGCCGTAATGGCGATCAGTCGGAGGTAGGCGGAAAAGCGTTGCCGATAAGCAGGAAGGAGTCAAGGGGGACGCTTCAGAGGCCAGGAGGACGCCGATTGCGCATCTGCCTCTGAAAGCGGAAGCCTTAATCGAGCGGAAGCCTCAATCGAGTGGAAGCCTCAATCGAGTGGAAGCCTCAATTGAAAGAATGCCCCTGCGATCAGCATAAGGAGCCCCAGCCCACAGCCCCAGCCGAAAACGTCCCCGAAAGTAGCATAAACGGTCGATTTGCTCTCTGTGGGAAGGCGGGTCATCTGAAGATGCTCCTGGGACGTGAAGTGATTCACTCGGCCGTGAGTTCGGCCCAGAGGGCCGGTTGCGAGAGTGAGGCCATTGGAGGTGGGGCGGAGAAGCGCGGTCCCGTTCTCGATGGCCCGGATGCGTGCCATGTGTGCATGCCGCTCGGCGATGGCGGCCCAGTCGTTGGACGGGGCAACGAGGAGGTCGACGTTTTGCCGACCGGCCTGTCGGATGAGGGCGGGGAAATCGAGATCGTAGCATACGGCGCTCGACCATGTCCCCGCTGGCGCCGAAACGATCGGAAGCGTGCCGGATCCGTCCTGTCCAGGTTCGCCGGGGACGAGGTGGGCCTTGAGTCCCTCTTTGCGCACCGTTCCGCTGGGGCCGACCCAGACGACCTTGTTCTCCAGCTTCTTGCCTGCATCCGGGCGAGGAAGCGCGTTGAGGGCCATCGCGAGATACACCTCCTGACCCCGCGCGAGCCGGCGCGCCTTGCTTAGAAAGGCCGCCGTGTCTTCGTGGGGGACTGGAACAGCGGCCTCGGGCCACGAGACGAGCCGAGCGCCCGCCTGAGCGGCCCGCCGGGCGCGCTGCAGGTAGTCTCGCTGGATGGCGCGCGCCGAGTCGCGCACGGCCCCACGGCTCTCTGCCTGACGATGGACGCCCCAGAAGGAGGAGGCGTCGTGAGTCCCCGTGACCGTAGCTACCGGAACGGTATCAGGCGGAGCGTCCAGCGCCAAGCGCGCACCTCCGAACATCAATACCGCCGCCAGGAGGCCGGCCCACAGGCCGACTGTCCACC is part of the Salinibacter ruber DSM 13855 genome and encodes:
- a CDS encoding sensor histidine kinase gives rise to the protein MLTAIRNALPGPRRLARQAGLLLGISVLIGAFLFHVWTGLGQLSERWPTLLWNVYFTLVHATIIVASVKAAMSVLRASVPLQSRRAVALHVGTLSVVTVVAFGTATGLCKALHPGFDLSWQVLLTSATTASAATLIWSAFSYMSAFYQRLREAEAARYEARLSALRAQINPHFLFNAFNSIAALVRTRPGEAEAVVEDLSDLFRYALRASKDGGTATLGDELEAACRYLSVEKARYRGRLTVEICVPEQLQPLPIPSMTLQPLVENAVQHGVGETQGDCTVSVTAERADGTLLLRVLDTGPGFDSTDLGDALGEGSGLANVRERLELFFGEAAQMRLLPQGIELQIPLRGTAETRPRSAVEEHAFGSDEHAFGMTEAE
- a CDS encoding nitrilase-related carbon-nitrogen hydrolase; amino-acid sequence: MLPFFGRSRESRSFLWLLAAAPLMFVATGLWSLPAAAWLAPMFLLRFVRDQPTWRGCVIAALLLIVVSCAAWQGATGRFLQAPLPYVVGAALGLVAALPYLIDRLLSPRLSGLAATLVFPASAVVVEFAASFGPFGTWSSAAYTQQNLALLQLTSVTGIWGVSFLLYWTASVANAAWEEWAMSPEAQMSPEARTSSEARISLRVRWTVGLWAGLLAAVLMFGGARLALDAPPDTVPVATVTGTHDASSFWGVHRQAESRGAVRDSARAIQRDYLQRARRAAQAGARLVSWPEAAVPVPHEDTAAFLSKARRLARGQEVYLAMALNALPRPDAGKKLENKVVWVGPSGTVRKEGLKAHLVPGEPGQDGSGTLPIVSAPAGTWSSAVCYDLDFPALIRQAGRQNVDLLVAPSNDWAAIAERHAHMARIRAIENGTALLRPTSNGLTLATGPLGRTHGRVNHFTSQEHLQMTRLPTESKSTVYATFGDVFGWGCGLGLLMLIAGAFFQLRLPLD